A DNA window from Luteolibacter luteus contains the following coding sequences:
- a CDS encoding RNA polymerase sigma factor: protein MTAFSPSSFEGIPRGASLPPGVTADEVAEIAMIASAQNGCPDSFRQLVERYQQRIYHFCFHYLRDAGDAREACQDAFIRAHRALPKYRPKARFSTWLFQIALNLCRDRVRASSPGRATEALGEHALEFPCPAATPDEAAMRDTDLAKLDRGLAALAEEHRSVLVLSCLEGLSHSECAEILKCSERAVEGRLYRARQRLAEWWEREE, encoded by the coding sequence ATGACAGCATTCTCCCCAAGTAGCTTCGAGGGGATTCCCCGCGGGGCTTCCCTGCCCCCGGGAGTGACCGCAGACGAGGTGGCGGAGATCGCGATGATCGCGTCCGCGCAAAATGGATGCCCCGATTCCTTCCGGCAGCTGGTGGAGCGGTACCAGCAGAGGATCTACCATTTCTGCTTTCACTACCTGCGCGATGCCGGGGATGCGCGGGAGGCATGTCAGGACGCCTTCATTCGCGCTCATCGGGCACTGCCGAAGTATCGGCCGAAGGCCCGCTTCAGCACTTGGCTGTTCCAGATCGCACTGAATCTGTGCCGCGACCGTGTGCGGGCATCATCCCCGGGTCGTGCGACCGAGGCGCTGGGCGAGCATGCACTGGAATTCCCCTGCCCTGCCGCGACTCCGGATGAGGCGGCGATGCGGGATACGGATCTGGCGAAGCTGGATCGCGGGCTGGCGGCCCTAGCGGAAGAGCATCGGAGCGTGCTGGTCCTTTCTTGTCTGGAGGGCCTGAGCCACAGCGAGTGCGCTGAGATTCTCAAGTGCTCCGAGCGTGCGGTGGAAGGGCGGCTCTACCGAGCGCGGCAACGGCTCGCGGAATGGTGGGAGCGGGAAGAATGA
- a CDS encoding periplasmic heavy metal sensor: MNPWTARLLWALATVTLAATTAVFVSHSMQGKRAPAAGTSEDDFHRWMHEQLQITPAQHEALASAEEAYEKEREQLRGELTEAGKQLADAVRQGKAGSPEIEAALQRLNAAQAKLQRATLTHFFAMKDHLDPGQAEKLLQWTHDSILPK, encoded by the coding sequence ATGAATCCTTGGACGGCCCGGCTTCTATGGGCACTCGCCACGGTGACCTTGGCGGCAACGACGGCGGTCTTCGTGTCCCACTCGATGCAGGGCAAGCGCGCTCCCGCAGCGGGTACATCGGAGGATGACTTCCACCGCTGGATGCACGAACAACTGCAGATCACGCCGGCACAGCATGAGGCCCTGGCATCCGCGGAAGAGGCCTATGAAAAAGAACGCGAGCAGCTGCGCGGCGAGCTCACCGAAGCTGGCAAGCAACTGGCGGACGCGGTGCGACAAGGAAAAGCGGGATCGCCGGAAATCGAGGCGGCGCTCCAGCGACTGAATGCCGCCCAAGCCAAGCTACAGCGGGCGACGCTCACCCATTTCTTCGCGATGAAGGATCACCTCGATCCGGGGCAGGCCGAAAAGCTCCTGCAGTGGACCCATGACAGCATTCTCCCCAAGTAG